The Maniola jurtina chromosome 9, ilManJurt1.1, whole genome shotgun sequence genomic sequence CTTACATGAGTAACAGAGACCGGTCAACAAATTTTACGCCCCTGGACCACTCAGTAAGCGAAACTTCAAATCCGCCAAATACCATTGAAGAGAGTTCACGGGAATCATGCAATTTTTTGCCATCAAATTCAAATAATCTTCCTTTTGCCGATGATCCTAAGAATCCAACAGCTTCGGAATCTCTTCCATCAACATCCAAAAAAAGAAAGAACGATGAAATTctagattatttaaaaaaaaatcaagaacgCCGCGAAGTGTTGGAACGAGAACGGATAGAACTTAAAAACATGATGTCAGCCAGTGATAAATACGATGAAatagacttattttttttaaatttggctGCATCGACAAAAAAGCTGCCGTATTATTTTCaacttcaaattaaaaaaacctgctttAATGCGGTAATGTCAGCTGAAGAAAGTAATCTTCAACATAGTTGGTATTCTCCGAATAATTATGGTTATTCTACAGGCTCAACACCTACATCAGATAACATCAACACTAGTATCGATACTCCTAGTGCTTCAGATAATATCAACACTAGTATCAATATTCCTAGTGCTTCAGATAATATCAACACTAGTCTTAATATTCCTAGTGCTTCAGATAATACCAACACTAGTGTCAATATTCCTAGTGCTTCAGATAATATTAACACTAGTATCATTAATCCTAGCGCTTTACAAATTCCAACAACCCAG encodes the following:
- the LOC123868015 gene encoding uncharacterized protein LOC123868015 — its product is MDEKLIESVKKFPCIWNTSSEFYKCNETKDAAWDQIIIETNISDVTTAKSRWKQLRDNHRDALKRQNATRSGQARKQRKEWKYQKAMSFLLPYMSNRDRSTNFTPLDHSVSETSNPPNTIEESSRESCNFLPSNSNNLPFADDPKNPTASESLPSTSKKRKNDEILDYLKKNQERREVLERERIELKNMMSASDKYDEIDLFFLNLAASTKKLPYYFQLQIKKTCFNAVMSAEESNLQHSWYSPNNYGYSTGSTPTSDNINTSIDTPSASDNINTSINIPSASDNINTSLNIPSASDNTNTSVNIPSASDNINTSIINPSALQIPTTQDIETSAAEPTEPNENAVNFETDYDF